Part of the Streptomyces antimycoticus genome, GTGGGTCTCAGCAAGCCGCCCCGCCTCAACCGGCTGCCGCGCACGCTCATCCGCGTGCCGTTCACCCTCGGCTACACGCTCGTCCTGCTCGGCACCGGGCTCTACGCCCGCCTCGGCGACCCCGGCACCGTGCACGATCTGCTCGCGGACTCCAGCACCGATGTGTCCCACCTCTCCCAGCGGCCGCTGCTGACGCTGCTGGTCAGCGCGTTGTGGGCGGTGGGTGGGGTCACCTCGCCCTATCTGGTCGCCTTCCCCCTGGTGCTCGGCGCGCTGGAGCGGCGCATCGGCGGGGTGCGGACCGCCGGGGTGTTCCTGCTCGGCCATGTGCTGGCGACGCTGCTCACCGAGCTCCCGGTGGCCGCCTCCGTCGCCGTCGGGCATCTCCCGGACAGTTCGCTGCGCCGCCTCGACTACGGGGTCAGCTACGGGCTGATCGCCTGCGCCGCCGCGCTCGCCGGGTTGCTGGTGCCCCGGCTGCGCTGGGTGCTGCTCGGCGGGATCGGCCTCGCACTCGCCGCCGGGAGCGTCGTCGACTTCGATCCGCTCACCGAGTGGGGCCATGGGCTCGCCCTGCTGATCGGCGTCGTCTGCTGGCCGTATGTCCGGCGAAACGCCAGGTGGCGGCCCTCCTCGAAGGACAGCGACGCCGCCGAGGGCGGCTTCGCTCACAGCGAACGAGCGTCCGGGAACACCTGAGGCCCCTCCGTGCATTGAGTGGGCATTGATTATTTGAGTCCCACCGACTCAAGTTGCCTGCCGAAGGGGAGATCATGGCTTCGCTGTCCACACCGCTCACCCTGCCCGTACTGCCTCTGGACGACGAGGTCGTGCTGCCCGGCATGGTGGTGCCGCTGGACCTTTCCGATACCGAGGTACGCGCCGCGGTGGAGGCCGCCCAGGCCGCCGCACGCTCCAGTGGGAGCGGAGGCGGTAAGCCGAAGGTGTTGCTGGTGCCGCGCGTCGACGGCACCTACGCGGGCATCGGCACGCTCGGCACCATCGAGCAGGTGGGCCGGCTCTCCGACGGCGACCCCGGCGCGCTGATCCGCGGTGTGCGCCG contains:
- a CDS encoding rhomboid-like protein: MGLSKPPRLNRLPRTLIRVPFTLGYTLVLLGTGLYARLGDPGTVHDLLADSSTDVSHLSQRPLLTLLVSALWAVGGVTSPYLVAFPLVLGALERRIGGVRTAGVFLLGHVLATLLTELPVAASVAVGHLPDSSLRRLDYGVSYGLIACAAALAGLLVPRLRWVLLGGIGLALAAGSVVDFDPLTEWGHGLALLIGVVCWPYVRRNARWRPSSKDSDAAEGGFAHSERASGNT